From a single Fusobacterium pseudoperiodonticum genomic region:
- a CDS encoding MalY/PatB family protein produces the protein MQKEKFLKEYLVERKGTYSLKWDALDKRFGNADLTSMWVADMEIKAPKEVIEALKERCEHGVFGYSYVSDEYYNSVINWLKEKHNYEIKKEWLRFTNGVVTAIYCFVNIFTKVDDAILILTPVYYPFHNAVKDNNRKLITCDLKNTDGYFTIDYDEVEKKIVENNVKLFIQCSPHNPAGRVWKEEELAKILEICKKHNVLVISDEIHQDITMKGYKHIPSAIVANGKYADNLITVSAASKTFNLAGLIHSNIIISNAELRKKYDEEIKKINQTEISILGMLATQVAYEKGSEWLENVKEIIEDNFNYLKTELNKHIPEITITNLEGTYLVFLDLRKIIPIDKVKEFIQDKCNLAIDFGEWFGASFKGFIRINLATDPEIVKKAVENIITEYKKLK, from the coding sequence ATGCAAAAAGAAAAATTTTTAAAAGAGTATTTAGTTGAAAGAAAGGGGACTTATTCATTAAAATGGGATGCCTTAGATAAAAGATTTGGTAATGCAGACTTAACTTCTATGTGGGTTGCAGATATGGAAATAAAAGCTCCTAAAGAAGTTATTGAAGCATTAAAAGAAAGATGTGAACATGGAGTTTTTGGTTATTCTTATGTGAGTGATGAATACTATAATTCAGTTATAAATTGGTTAAAAGAAAAACATAATTATGAAATAAAAAAAGAATGGCTAAGATTTACAAATGGAGTTGTAACAGCAATATATTGTTTTGTAAATATTTTTACAAAAGTTGATGATGCAATTTTAATATTAACTCCAGTGTATTATCCATTTCATAATGCAGTAAAAGACAATAACAGAAAATTAATAACTTGTGATTTAAAGAATACAGATGGTTATTTTACTATTGATTATGATGAAGTTGAAAAGAAAATAGTTGAAAACAATGTGAAATTATTTATACAATGTTCACCTCATAATCCAGCAGGAAGAGTGTGGAAAGAAGAAGAATTAGCTAAAATTTTAGAAATTTGTAAAAAACATAATGTTCTAGTTATTTCAGATGAAATACATCAAGATATTACAATGAAAGGATATAAACATATACCTTCAGCAATAGTTGCTAATGGAAAATATGCAGATAATTTAATTACTGTATCAGCAGCTTCTAAGACGTTTAACCTAGCAGGTTTAATACATTCTAATATAATCATTAGTAATGCTGAATTAAGAAAAAAATATGATGAGGAAATAAAAAAAATAAATCAAACAGAAATTAGTATTTTAGGGATGTTAGCAACTCAAGTTGCCTATGAAAAAGGTAGTGAATGGTTAGAAAATGTTAAAGAAATAATTGAAGATAACTTTAATTACTTAAAAACTGAATTAAATAAGCATATACCTGAAATTACAATAACAAATTTAGAAGGAACATACTTAGTATTCTTAGATTTAAGAAAAATTATACCTATTGATAAAGTAAAAGAATTTATTCAAGATAAATGTAATTTAGCAATAGACTTTGGTGAATGGTTTGGAGCAAGTTTTAAAGGATTTATCCGTATAAATCTAGCAACAGATCCTGAAATAGTTAAAAAAGCTGTTGAAAACATTATCACTGAATATAAAAAATTGAAATAA
- the asrC gene encoding sulfite reductase subunit C encodes MIRDLNIRKVMKNAFRITKTKYKTALRVRVPGGLIDPECLMLVSEIASKYGDGQVHITTRQGFEILGIDMEDMPAVNEMAQPLIDKLNINQDEKGKGYSAAGTRNVSACIGNKVCPKAQYNTTAFAKRIEKVIFPNDLHVKVALTGCPNDCIKARMHDFGIIGTCLPEYEMDRCVTCGACVKKCKKVSVEALRIENNKIVRDENKCIGCGECVINCPMSAWTRSPKKYYKLMIMGRTGKQNPRLAEDWLRWVDEDSIVKIIENTYKYAKEFISKDAPNGKEHVGYIVDRTGFKVFREWALKDVTLPKETIEREPIYWSGPKYNY; translated from the coding sequence ATGATTAGAGATTTGAATATTAGAAAAGTAATGAAAAATGCTTTTAGAATAACTAAAACTAAATATAAAACTGCACTTAGAGTAAGAGTTCCAGGAGGATTAATAGACCCTGAATGTCTTATGTTAGTTTCAGAAATAGCTTCAAAATATGGAGATGGACAAGTTCATATAACAACAAGGCAAGGTTTTGAAATTCTTGGAATAGATATGGAAGATATGCCTGCAGTAAATGAAATGGCTCAACCTTTAATTGATAAGTTAAATATAAATCAAGATGAAAAAGGAAAAGGTTATTCTGCTGCAGGAACAAGAAACGTTTCAGCTTGTATAGGAAATAAGGTTTGTCCTAAAGCTCAATATAACACAACTGCTTTTGCAAAAAGAATTGAAAAAGTAATATTTCCTAATGATTTACATGTTAAAGTAGCTTTAACAGGTTGTCCTAACGATTGTATAAAAGCAAGAATGCATGACTTTGGTATTATAGGAACTTGTCTACCTGAATATGAAATGGATAGATGTGTAACTTGTGGTGCTTGCGTAAAGAAATGTAAAAAAGTTTCAGTTGAAGCTTTAAGAATTGAAAATAATAAAATTGTTAGAGATGAAAATAAATGTATAGGTTGTGGAGAATGTGTTATAAACTGTCCTATGTCAGCTTGGACTAGAAGCCCTAAAAAATACTATAAACTTATGATTATGGGTAGAACAGGAAAACAAAATCCAAGACTTGCAGAAGATTGGTTAAGATGGGTAGATGAAGATAGCATAGTTAAAATCATAGAAAATACATATAAATATGCTAAAGAATTTATATCTAAAGATGCTCCAAATGGTAAGGAACATGTGGGATATATAGTTGATAGAACAGGTTTTAAAGTATTCAGAGAATGGGCTTTAAAAGATGTTACTCTACCTAAAGAAACTATAGAAAGAGAACCTATATATTGGTCTGGACCTAAATACAACTATTAA
- the aroA gene encoding 3-phosphoshikimate 1-carboxyvinyltransferase: MKIIKVDKLVGELSPPPSKSVLHRYIIASSLAKGISKIENISFSEDIIATIEAMKKLGAKIEQKDNYLLIDGSDTFKNLNENIEIDCNESGSTLRFLFPLSIVKENKVLFKGRGKLFKRPMTPYFKNFEKFKIKHSYIDENAILLEGQLKAGIYEIDGNISSQFITGLLFSLPLLDGESKIIINGKLESSNYIDISLDCLSKFGIKIINNSYQEFIIEGNQSYKVGNYRTEADYSQAAFFLVANAIGSKIKINDLSEDSLQGDKKIIDYISEIDNWNSKDTLVLDGSETPDIIPILSLKAAVSGKKIEIVNVERLRIKESDRLKATVEELSKLNFDLIEKKDSILINSRENFEANKNEKIVSLSAHSDHRIAMMIAIAATCYDGEILLDNLDCVKKSYPNFWEVFLSLGGKIYEYLGN, encoded by the coding sequence ATGAAAATAATAAAGGTTGATAAATTAGTTGGAGAACTTAGCCCTCCTCCATCAAAAAGTGTCTTACATAGATATATTATTGCTAGCTCTTTAGCAAAGGGTATATCTAAAATAGAGAATATTTCTTTTTCTGAAGACATTATTGCAACTATTGAGGCTATGAAAAAATTAGGAGCTAAGATAGAACAAAAAGATAATTATCTTTTGATAGATGGAAGTGATACATTTAAAAACTTAAATGAAAATATTGAAATAGACTGCAATGAGTCAGGTTCAACTTTAAGATTTCTATTTCCACTATCTATAGTTAAAGAAAATAAAGTTTTGTTCAAAGGAAGGGGTAAATTATTTAAAAGACCTATGACTCCTTACTTTAAAAATTTTGAAAAATTTAAAATAAAACATTCTTATATAGATGAGAATGCCATTCTTTTAGAAGGACAACTAAAGGCAGGAATTTATGAAATTGATGGGAATATCAGCTCACAATTCATAACAGGACTTTTATTTTCATTGCCTTTATTAGATGGAGAATCTAAAATTATAATAAATGGTAAATTAGAATCTTCAAATTATATTGATATAAGTTTAGATTGTTTAAGCAAGTTTGGTATAAAAATTATAAATAATTCATATCAAGAATTTATAATTGAAGGAAATCAAAGTTATAAAGTAGGTAATTATCGTACTGAGGCAGATTATTCTCAAGCAGCCTTCTTTTTAGTAGCCAATGCTATAGGCTCAAAGATAAAGATAAATGATTTAAGTGAGGACTCATTGCAAGGTGATAAAAAGATAATAGACTATATTTCTGAAATAGATAATTGGAATTCTAAAGATACTCTAGTATTAGATGGCTCAGAAACACCTGATATTATACCTATATTATCTTTAAAAGCAGCAGTTTCAGGGAAAAAGATTGAAATAGTCAATGTTGAAAGATTAAGAATAAAAGAAAGCGACAGACTGAAAGCAACAGTTGAAGAATTATCTAAGCTTAATTTTGATTTGATTGAAAAAAAAGATAGTATTTTAATTAATTCAAGAGAAAATTTTGAAGCTAATAAAAATGAAAAGATTGTATCTCTGTCAGCACATTCAGACCATAGAATTGCAATGATGATAGCTATAGCAGCAACTTGCTATGATGGAGAAATACTTTTAGATAATCTAGATTGTGTAAAAAAATCATATCCTAATTTTTGGGAAGTTTTCTTATCTCTAGGAGGAAAAATCTATGAATACTTGGGGAACTAA
- a CDS encoding ThiF family adenylyltransferase codes for MFLQRTELLIGSDNLEKLKNSNIIVFGLGGVGGAAVESLVRAGIGNLSIVDFDTVDKTNLNRQIITTQSTIGRAKVEVAKERILAINPEMNLTVYHEKFLKENVDLFFKDKKYDYIVDAIDLVTAKLDLIEFATKSKTPIISCMGTGNKLDPSRFQVADIKKTSVCPLAKVIRKELKNRRISKLKVVYSDEVPRKPLNLDGGREKFKNVGSISFVPPVAGMLLASAVIKDICEL; via the coding sequence ATGTTTTTACAAAGAACAGAACTATTAATTGGTTCAGATAATTTAGAGAAACTTAAAAACTCTAATATAATTGTTTTTGGACTTGGAGGAGTTGGAGGAGCTGCTGTTGAGTCATTGGTTAGAGCAGGTATTGGTAATTTATCTATAGTTGATTTCGATACAGTGGATAAAACTAATTTAAATAGACAAATTATTACAACTCAATCTACTATAGGTAGAGCTAAAGTTGAAGTTGCTAAAGAAAGAATTTTAGCAATTAATCCTGAAATGAATTTAACTGTATATCATGAAAAATTTTTAAAAGAAAATGTAGATTTATTTTTTAAAGATAAAAAATATGATTATATAGTTGATGCCATTGATTTAGTAACAGCTAAATTAGATTTAATAGAATTTGCTACTAAGTCTAAAACTCCAATAATATCTTGTATGGGAACTGGTAACAAATTAGATCCTTCAAGATTTCAAGTAGCTGATATTAAAAAAACTTCTGTTTGCCCTCTTGCAAAAGTTATAAGAAAAGAGTTAAAAAATAGAAGAATTAGTAAATTAAAGGTTGTGTATTCAGATGAAGTTCCAAGAAAACCACTTAACTTAGATGGTGGAAGAGAAAAATTTAAAAATGTTGGAAGTATTTCATTTGTACCACCTGTTGCAGGTATGTTATTAGCAAGTGCAGTAATAAAAGATATATGTGAACTATAA
- the cysK gene encoding cysteine synthase A: MLANSVIDLIGNTPLVKINNIDTFGNEIYIKLEGSNPGRSTKDRIALKMIEAAEKEGLIDKDTVIIEATSGNTGIGLAMICAIKNYKLKIVMPNTMSVERIQLMRAYGTEVILTDGSLGMKACLDKLEELKKEEKKYFIPNQFTNPNNPKAHYENTAEEILRDMDNKVDVYICGTGTGGSFSGTAKKLKEKLPNIKTFPVEPASSPLLSKGYIGPHKIQGMGMSIGGIPVVYDGTLADGILVCDDEDAFKMMRELSFKEGILAGISSGATFKAALDYSKENANKGLRIVVLSTDSGEKYLSNAYNY, encoded by the coding sequence ATGTTAGCAAATTCTGTAATTGATTTAATTGGGAACACGCCTTTAGTTAAAATTAATAATATTGATACTTTTGGAAATGAAATTTATATAAAATTAGAGGGGTCAAATCCTGGAAGAAGTACAAAAGACAGAATTGCCTTAAAAATGATTGAAGCCGCCGAAAAAGAAGGTTTAATAGATAAAGATACAGTTATCATAGAAGCTACAAGTGGTAATACTGGAATAGGACTTGCTATGATATGTGCTATTAAAAATTATAAATTAAAAATTGTTATGCCTAATACTATGAGTGTCGAAAGAATTCAACTTATGAGAGCTTATGGAACTGAAGTTATTTTAACTGATGGTTCTTTAGGAATGAAAGCTTGTTTAGATAAATTAGAAGAACTAAAAAAAGAAGAAAAGAAATACTTTATTCCAAATCAATTTACTAATCCAAATAATCCAAAAGCTCACTATGAAAATACAGCTGAGGAAATTTTAAGAGATATGGATAATAAAGTTGATGTATACATTTGTGGAACTGGAACTGGAGGAAGTTTCTCAGGAACTGCTAAAAAATTGAAAGAAAAATTACCTAATATTAAAACTTTCCCTGTTGAACCTGCTTCATCGCCTTTACTTTCAAAAGGTTATATAGGACCTCATAAAATACAAGGAATGGGAATGAGTATAGGTGGAATTCCTGTTGTTTATGATGGAACTTTAGCAGATGGTATATTAGTTTGTGATGATGAAGATGCTTTTAAAATGATGAGAGAATTAAGTTTTAAAGAAGGTATTCTTGCAGGAATTTCAAGTGGAGCTACATTTAAAGCTGCTCTTGACTACTCAAAAGAAAATGCAAATAAAGGACTAAGAATAGTTGTTCTTTCAACTGACTCAGGTGAAAAATACCTATCTAATGCATATAATTATTAA
- the asrB gene encoding anaerobic sulfite reductase subunit AsrB, with translation MCNCDNPYIPCPAEIIEITKHTDIEWTFRVKADTSKTKPGQFYEISLPKFGESPISVSGIGPNFIDFTIRAVGRVTNEIFEYKIGDKLFIRGPYGNGFDLNEYVGKDLVIVVGGSALAPVRGIIQFVYNNPEKVKSFKLIAGFKSPKDVLFAKDLEEWSKKLDVVLTVDGAEEGYKGNIGLVTKYIPELKFNDLSNVSAVVVGPPMMMKFSVAEFLKLNVAEKNIWVSYERNMHCGIGKCGHCKMDATYICLDGPVFDYEFAKNLVD, from the coding sequence ATGTGTAATTGTGATAATCCTTATATCCCTTGTCCAGCTGAAATTATTGAAATAACAAAACATACAGATATTGAATGGACATTTAGAGTAAAAGCAGATACAAGTAAAACAAAACCAGGGCAATTTTATGAAATTTCTCTACCTAAGTTTGGAGAAAGCCCTATATCAGTTTCAGGTATAGGACCAAATTTTATAGACTTTACTATAAGAGCTGTTGGAAGAGTTACAAATGAAATTTTTGAATATAAAATTGGAGATAAATTATTCATTAGAGGACCTTATGGAAATGGTTTTGACTTAAATGAATATGTAGGTAAAGATTTAGTTATTGTTGTTGGAGGAAGTGCTCTAGCACCAGTTAGAGGAATAATACAATTTGTATATAATAATCCTGAAAAAGTAAAATCTTTTAAATTAATTGCAGGTTTTAAATCTCCTAAAGATGTTTTATTTGCAAAAGACTTAGAAGAATGGAGCAAAAAACTTGATGTAGTTTTAACTGTTGATGGAGCAGAAGAAGGTTACAAAGGAAATATTGGTTTAGTTACAAAATATATTCCTGAATTAAAATTCAATGATTTATCAAATGTTTCAGCAGTTGTTGTTGGACCTCCTATGATGATGAAATTCTCAGTAGCAGAATTTTTAAAATTAAATGTTGCAGAAAAAAATATTTGGGTTTCTTATGAAAGAAATATGCACTGTGGTATAGGAAAATGTGGACACTGTAAAATGGATGCAACATATATTTGTTTAGATGGACCTGTATTTGATTACGAGTTTGCAAAAAATTTAGTAGATTAG
- a CDS encoding MATE family efflux transporter: protein MDKEIKTANPLGYQKISKLLRSLAIPAIIANLVNALYNVVDQIFIGQGIGYLGNAATNIAFPITTICLAIGLTLGIGGASNFNLELGRGNPEKSKHTAGTAASTLIIIGIILCITIRIFLEPLMISFGATDKILQYAMEYTGITSYGIPFLLFSIGVNPLVRADGNARYSMMAIIVGAVLNTILDPLFMFVFHWGIAGAAWATVISQVVSASLLLIYFPRFKSVKFSLNDFIPQVHYLKKIISLGFASFIYQFSNMIVLVTTNNLLKFYGAKSIYGSDIPIAVFGIVMKINVIFISIVLGLVQGAQPIFGFNYGAKNYHRVRETMRLLLKVTFCIASILFVIFQVFPKQIISLFGEGDELYFSFATKYMRTFLLFISLNSIQVSIATFFPSIGKAIKGAIVSLAKQILFLFPLLLILPRFFGLEGVIYATPVTDLLAFCVAIIFLIHEFKHIPKE, encoded by the coding sequence ATGGACAAAGAAATTAAAACAGCTAATCCACTTGGATATCAAAAAATATCTAAATTATTAAGGTCTTTAGCTATTCCAGCAATAATTGCCAACCTTGTAAATGCACTTTACAATGTTGTCGATCAGATATTTATTGGGCAAGGAATCGGGTATTTAGGAAATGCTGCCACAAATATAGCTTTTCCTATTACAACTATTTGTTTAGCCATAGGTCTTACTCTTGGAATTGGAGGAGCTTCAAACTTTAATTTAGAACTAGGAAGAGGAAATCCTGAGAAATCAAAACATACTGCTGGTACTGCAGCAAGTACTCTTATAATAATTGGTATTATACTTTGCATAACTATCAGAATTTTTTTAGAGCCTTTAATGATTTCTTTTGGAGCTACAGATAAAATTTTACAATATGCTATGGAATATACAGGTATAACTTCTTATGGAATACCATTTTTACTTTTTTCAATTGGGGTTAATCCTTTAGTGAGGGCTGATGGAAATGCTAGATATTCTATGATGGCAATAATTGTAGGTGCAGTATTAAATACAATTTTAGATCCATTATTTATGTTTGTGTTTCATTGGGGTATAGCAGGTGCCGCTTGGGCTACTGTTATAAGTCAAGTTGTTTCTGCAAGTTTGTTACTAATCTATTTTCCGAGATTTAAATCAGTAAAATTTTCTTTAAATGATTTTATCCCACAAGTCCACTATCTGAAAAAAATTATTTCTTTAGGTTTTGCTTCTTTTATTTATCAATTTTCTAATATGATAGTATTGGTTACAACTAATAACTTATTGAAATTTTATGGGGCTAAATCAATCTATGGAAGTGATATTCCAATAGCAGTATTTGGAATTGTTATGAAGATTAATGTTATTTTTATTTCTATAGTGTTAGGACTTGTCCAAGGAGCACAACCTATATTTGGTTTCAATTACGGTGCTAAAAATTATCATAGAGTTAGAGAAACTATGAGATTACTTTTAAAAGTTACTTTTTGCATAGCAAGTATTTTATTTGTAATCTTTCAAGTTTTTCCAAAACAAATTATTTCTTTATTTGGTGAAGGAGATGAACTATATTTCTCTTTTGCAACAAAGTATATGAGAACATTTTTATTATTTATATCTCTAAACTCTATACAGGTTTCTATTGCTACTTTCTTCCCTTCGATAGGAAAAGCTATAAAGGGAGCGATAGTGTCTTTAGCAAAACAAATATTATTCTTATTCCCTTTATTACTTATTTTACCAAGATTTTTTGGACTAGAAGGAGTAATATATGCAACTCCTGTTACAGATTTACTTGCATTTTGTGTTGCAATTATTTTCTTAATACATGAATTTAAACATATACCTAAAGAATAA
- a CDS encoding Crp/Fnr family transcriptional regulator: MKAKNSDIEKIEVFSGISKNSIIEIKNSADVIELKKNKALYSDRQQLDYVYFLISGNVSLIKSSESGENRVIFLLNDGSMINEPLMRKNTSGIECWGFEDSKILRIGIKTFDKIMSKDYILARNCMLEMEKRIRRLYRQLKNLTSSNIEKKLAAKLYRLGTQYGLKENEIEDYAYINLNLTVTYIAKMLGYQRETVSRSLKLLAQKEIILQKDRKFYVNIEKARQFFKK, translated from the coding sequence ATGAAAGCTAAAAATAGTGATATAGAAAAAATAGAAGTTTTTAGTGGAATATCAAAAAATTCAATCATTGAAATTAAAAATAGTGCAGATGTAATAGAGTTAAAAAAGAATAAGGCTCTTTACTCTGACAGACAGCAACTTGACTATGTGTATTTTTTAATCTCAGGAAATGTAAGTCTTATAAAATCAAGTGAAAGTGGTGAGAATAGAGTTATCTTTTTATTAAATGATGGTTCTATGATAAATGAACCTCTTATGAGAAAAAATACTTCTGGAATTGAATGTTGGGGCTTTGAAGATTCTAAAATTCTTAGGATAGGTATAAAAACTTTCGATAAAATTATGTCTAAGGACTATATTTTAGCTAGAAATTGTATGTTAGAAATGGAAAAAAGAATAAGAAGACTATACAGACAATTAAAAAATTTAACTTCTTCAAATATTGAAAAAAAATTAGCAGCAAAACTTTACAGACTAGGAACACAATATGGACTTAAAGAAAATGAAATTGAAGATTATGCATATATTAATTTAAATTTGACAGTAACATATATTGCAAAGATGTTAGGTTATCAAAGAGAAACTGTTTCACGAAGTCTAAAATTATTAGCACAAAAGGAAATAATATTGCAAAAAGATAGAAAATTCTATGTTAATATTGAAAAAGCTAGACAATTCTTTAAGAAATAA
- a CDS encoding flavodoxin has product MKTIGIFYATLTKTTVGVVDELEFFLKHDDFKTFNIKNSVKEIENYENLIFVTPTYQVGEAHAAWMNNLKKLEEIDFTGKVVGLVGLGNQFAFGESFCGGIRHLYDVIVKKGAKVVGFTSTDGYHYEETSIIEDGKFIGLALDEENQANLTPKRIENWIAEVKKEFK; this is encoded by the coding sequence ATGAAAACTATTGGAATTTTTTATGCAACTCTTACAAAAACAACTGTAGGTGTTGTTGATGAACTTGAATTTTTTTTAAAGCATGATGATTTTAAGACTTTTAATATTAAAAATTCAGTTAAAGAAATAGAAAATTATGAAAATCTTATCTTTGTTACACCTACTTATCAAGTTGGTGAAGCTCATGCAGCTTGGATGAACAATTTAAAGAAATTAGAAGAAATTGATTTTACAGGTAAAGTTGTTGGATTAGTTGGACTTGGAAATCAATTTGCATTTGGAGAATCTTTCTGTGGTGGAATAAGACATCTATATGATGTTATTGTAAAAAAAGGAGCTAAAGTAGTTGGATTTACAAGTACTGATGGTTACCACTATGAAGAAACAAGTATCATAGAAGATGGTAAATTTATAGGACTAGCTCTTGATGAAGAAAATCAAGCTAACCTAACTCCAAAAAGAATTGAAAATTGGATAGCAGAAGTTAAAAAAGAATTCAAATAA
- the aroC gene encoding chorismate synthase, which translates to MNTWGTKIRLSIFGESHGEALGIVIDGLEAGTKLNLENINKFIDRRRAGKSSFTTSRKEKDEFRILSGYKDGHTTGAPLCVIFENTNTQSKDYENLKILLRPNHADYPAAIKFKGFNDIRGGGHFSGRITLALTFAGAVAMDILEEKGIKIFSHIKKILDIKDKSFLEFKEVDIDKFKNLKESSLAFIEDDLETKTKELLEKIKLSGNSVGGEIECACYNLPVGLGSPFFDSLESKISHLAFSVPAVKGIQFGIGFDFSNILGSEANDLYYLEDDKIKTKTNNNGGILGGLSTGMPLVFSVVIKPTPSISIEQETVNIKEMKNDILKISGRHDACIVPRVMPVIEAITALTILDEIL; encoded by the coding sequence ATGAATACTTGGGGAACTAAAATAAGGCTATCTATTTTTGGTGAATCTCATGGAGAGGCATTGGGAATAGTTATAGATGGTTTAGAAGCAGGTACAAAATTAAATTTAGAGAATATAAATAAATTTATAGATAGAAGAAGAGCAGGGAAATCATCTTTTACAACTTCGAGAAAAGAAAAAGATGAATTTAGAATTTTAAGTGGCTATAAAGATGGTCATACAACAGGTGCTCCTCTTTGTGTTATATTTGAAAATACTAATACTCAATCTAAAGACTATGAAAATTTAAAGATCTTATTAAGACCTAATCATGCTGATTATCCAGCAGCTATTAAGTTTAAAGGCTTTAATGATATCAGAGGAGGAGGACATTTTTCTGGTAGAATAACACTGGCTTTAACTTTTGCAGGTGCTGTTGCAATGGATATTTTAGAAGAAAAAGGAATTAAAATTTTCTCTCATATCAAAAAAATTTTAGATATAAAGGATAAAAGTTTTCTAGAATTTAAAGAAGTGGATATTGATAAATTTAAAAATTTAAAAGAAAGTTCTTTGGCATTTATAGAAGATGATTTAGAAACTAAAACAAAAGAGTTATTAGAAAAAATTAAATTATCAGGGAATTCAGTAGGTGGAGAAATAGAGTGTGCTTGTTATAATTTACCAGTTGGTTTAGGTAGTCCATTTTTTGATAGCTTGGAAAGTAAAATTTCTCATTTAGCCTTTTCTGTTCCAGCAGTAAAAGGAATACAGTTTGGTATAGGTTTTGATTTTTCTAACATTTTAGGTTCAGAAGCCAATGATTTATATTATTTAGAAGATGATAAAATTAAGACTAAAACTAATAATAATGGAGGAATTTTAGGTGGACTTTCTACAGGAATGCCTCTTGTCTTTTCTGTTGTTATAAAGCCAACTCCATCTATTAGTATAGAACAAGAAACAGTTAATATTAAAGAGATGAAGAATGATATTTTAAAAATAAGTGGCAGACATGATGCCTGCATAGTTCCAAGAGTAATGCCAGTGATTGAAGCAATTACAGCATTAACAATCCTTGATGAAATATTATAA
- the asrA gene encoding anaerobic sulfite reductase subunit AsrA, giving the protein MKLRLSVEEFDKGLEELSKKYLILAPRTFEKRGTYSDTDVVRYAKVNSFSEMNWEDKSHFPAKEALLPVNEVLFYFTEDEYKVAAEDTRERLVFLRACDMNAVKRIDQIYLGNGASNDFFYTRTRKRTKFVVVGCTKSFRNCFCVSMGTNKADNYDAAMNIRVNEIQLELRDDDLKVFLGREVDFDIDYVSKNDFEVELPDKVDFMYMQNHKMWDEYDTRCIACGRCNYSCPTCTCFSMQDIHYKENKNMGERRRVWASCQVDGYTNIAGGHSFRVKHGQRMRFKTLHKIHDYRKRFGENMCVGCGRCDDMCPQYISISEAYEKVARAMKEKDNEELISEVYEKVVKAMKEKREE; this is encoded by the coding sequence ATGAAACTTAGATTAAGTGTTGAAGAGTTTGACAAAGGCCTAGAAGAATTATCAAAAAAATATTTGATATTAGCCCCAAGAACTTTTGAAAAGAGGGGAACATATTCTGACACAGATGTTGTTAGATATGCAAAGGTAAATAGTTTTTCTGAAATGAACTGGGAAGATAAATCTCATTTCCCAGCTAAAGAGGCACTATTACCAGTTAATGAAGTACTATTTTATTTTACAGAAGATGAATATAAAGTGGCTGCTGAAGATACAAGAGAAAGATTAGTATTCTTAAGAGCTTGTGACATGAATGCTGTAAAAAGAATAGACCAAATATACTTAGGAAATGGAGCTAGTAACGATTTCTTTTATACTAGAACTAGAAAAAGAACTAAGTTTGTTGTTGTAGGTTGTACAAAAAGTTTTAGAAACTGTTTCTGTGTTAGCATGGGAACAAATAAGGCGGATAACTATGATGCTGCTATGAATATAAGAGTAAATGAAATTCAATTAGAACTTAGAGATGACGATTTAAAAGTTTTCTTAGGAAGAGAAGTTGATTTTGATATAGATTATGTAAGCAAAAATGATTTTGAAGTTGAGTTACCAGATAAGGTAGACTTTATGTATATGCAAAATCATAAAATGTGGGACGAGTATGACACTAGATGTATAGCTTGTGGAAGATGTAACTATAGTTGTCCTACTTGTACTTGTTTCTCAATGCAAGATATCCACTATAAAGAAAATAAAAATATGGGAGAAAGAAGAAGAGTTTGGGCTTCTTGCCAAGTAGATGGATATACAAATATAGCTGGAGGGCACTCATTTAGAGTAAAACATGGTCAAAGAATGAGATTTAAAACTTTACATAAAATTCATGACTATAGAAAAAGATTTGGAGAAAATATGTGTGTAGGTTGTGGAAGATGTGATGATATGTGTCCACAATATATCTCAATATCTGAAGCATATGAAAAAGTTGCACGTGCTATGAAAGAAAAAGATAATGAAGAATTGATATCAGAAGTTTATGAAAAAGTTGTTAAAGCAATGAAAGAAAAAAGAGAGGAGTAG